Part of the Eleginops maclovinus isolate JMC-PN-2008 ecotype Puerto Natales chromosome 3, JC_Emac_rtc_rv5, whole genome shotgun sequence genome is shown below.
cacacacacacacacacacacacacacacacacacacacacacacacacacacacacacacacacacacacacacacacacacacacacaggtgttttttctttttcaaagttCAAGGCATATGTTCATTGTATAACAGGCAAAGATCTACTGTAACATATTATGTGCTTGAGCAATATTACGTGACGTGTTTCGTCTGTAAATGTTTGAACAGACATAAAAACACCATACTATGTGTTTCAGATTCaagaagcattttaaaaatgttcatatatGTTATTGTTGTGGCTTTTCAGACCATCTTGTCTTCTTGAGTCAGTTTCTCATCACTGTCAAAttcagcagctgtttttttttcacctaCCTCCAAAGGGCTGTTGGagttcagtgtttttgttgttgaattgtTGTGGCAATTGAGATGGttgtttgcaaaacaaaaatgcaatgtCATAAGTGTACACTACTGCACTTTGTCCAGTCatcaacattttcaataaagTCAGGGGAATTCAAATACTGAGTCATTTGAATTACTTACTGTATATTGATAGCAATTTGGATTAAGTTTtgttaaatgcattaaaacacaatctTACAACAAAAAGGGAACTCATTTGTGTTAGGTAAATACAACATAACTGGTCTAAGTAAAAACAACGATTTAAGTCAATTTAACAGCGGCTtaactcccacaacagctccacaattcagtgaaatgtcgagaacacaaccatagtttgggtttttgctccgggggaatagtggtaaaaataagtgcaagccacttgttcttccCATCTTCTTCCTTAGGTATGGCAAAGAAAGTTTTAGTTTGCAGCGAAAGTGGCAGCTTCTCCTCgccatggctcctctgctcgGGTCGGCTTTACAGAGCGGctcgcactgctattggctagaaTTCAGTTCTGTatcacggtgaggtcagtgtgatacggaactgaaccaggaagtaaagaaaggaacccaatcgaggcgtttccggcaggggggagggatatgggagagaatctccctctggcctgaactttgggattttagctttttcaGACctattactttttaattttgggggggttttggcATTTATCTGCTGAACCTGACCGTATCAGCCATCGTTAGTTGGCTTTGTGTATGATATAAGATTAACTGCTACCACTAGTAGAAATAAGGGGGCATTtgtgataaatatttcatttaatatgtcaTTGAATTTTCGGATCTCATTGTGTTACTTGGGTTGAGTTACAGCTAAGAAAAATCTTGATGACTGCACTTACCTATAGACCCAAAACATACAAGCGTAaatttgttgttattgttttgataaTATGTGTATAGCTTAATGTTAAAATGATATTCTTAATCTTATCATGATCATGTTCATGTTGTGGTCCTGGAGGTGGTCACTTTCATCAGAAGAACTGAGCTAGGCGAATGCTGAACGGACCACGGCAAACCTCTTTGCGTTACCACGATGGCAGGCTAATGGTTGAATCGGAATTTATAAGCAAAATCACGAATCAATAAACAGCCcagttacattaaaatgaaaatcatgagaCGTCTATCATCAGATGAATGATATAgaaaggaaaagttaagttagaactactaaagccagtagtgtgacccatgctaacatgaacactcagcttttccccaaaaaatgtaaaactaatttaagtaatacacagctttccgttgtcaccctgcctctccaaatgtaaaactgacattaacaaatatgcaataatgcAATAACAGCTGACTAACTgcttaggtgtgtgttttctttcatatttacCATTCAATAACGCAATCGCTGCTGTCTGTCCCATAGAATAACATGACAGCGCAGCGTTTGTTTGGAACTATCTGGGTTTACATGAACCACGTGACTGCCCTGGCGGCACATCAAAGAGTGTCACAActcttagtatctatatagctctgccccaaaaagcataatatggcccctttaatgttCCTTGACCACTTCTCTCCTTCTCAAGGCTGCAATGAAACTGTCCGCATCACGTAGCGTGGCATACATTCTAAAAAAGTCAACACAGAGTGTTGAGGAATGTGACCTCTTCTACTGATTGTTTTGCCTAATTGACCACTGCAGGGCTTCGGTCAGGAAGCACGAGACATCAGTTGAGTTTATAATGTTTACTGTAGAACTGTATGGATACAGCGATGCGTTCTGGGTACAGAGCAGTTTCTGAAAGTATATGGGCCATTCTACCAAATTGGTTCAAAGTGCAGTCcctcaacaagaaaaataatttaacaaaacaattaagtCTTCAGACAAAGATATTTACTAAGAACATGTTATGGTATATTTAATCCCAAGGCATTAAATGAGATAGTGATAagctaaatatatacaaaatcaTCATTTATAGGGTACTTTATATTGGGAGGTTGCTGTCCCCAACCCTGGCATCTAAATTTCAATTTCTGTaaataacacttaaaacaatttaaagaatTTTTTCAGTGGTGTGATTACAAATATCTTTATGATTACGTTTAAACAGAAGTTGAAATATTTAGAATTATTGTGGGtttaatctttaaattaaaaaactatacTCAAAAAATCATGTCCCCAGTTTTcatgtcactaccgaaacacAAGAGTTTTAGTCCATTGGCTGAGCCTGGTTTTTAGCCACACCCcctgcattttggattgggaACTGTTACAGCATCTCAGACCTTCATGGCTGAATGGTAAGTAGCAGAATCCcatactttttatataaatgtgttccaAAGTCTGAAAATCGGCGTGTAACCATAAGAATTGTCACTACCAAACACATATTCTCTTCAATTAAGAgaactttttggggttttatgtaaaatattatgtttttatgagtgtATCCCTCTTCAAAGACATGTATGCTAGCCATGTGCTTGCTAGCATTCTTTAGTTATGCTCAAAGTTAGCTAGAattgtcactaccgaaacagtcactaccgaaacatAGGGTAAAGTTTCGGTAGTGACATGATCATTTTGGTAGTGACAAAATTGAATGGTAAGAAGTAGTTCAAtcccatcattttaaaataaatgtgttgtgtggaCTAAATGGTAAACATGTAGATAATGCTGATTTCTATCTGAAATTGTTCAGGGGAGAaccaaaatgcaaaaacaaatgagaaaaagtgGAGCAGAGAGGCTGAGAGAATAGAGGAAAAGAGTGAGGGATGATCCAGTGAAACACGAAGAATAtttaaggaaggaaagagaaagaaataggaAACGAAGAGAAGAGGGAAAGTTAAAATGTATCAGCGATTTGTCCAACAGGGAGCAAAGGAAGGTCAAGAAATCATGGAGGAAAAGACAGCAAAAGCACAGGGGGTTGGCGAAAAGACAGAGCGAGACGGAGACATTTTGCAGGGCTTCAACACCACCAAGCACTTCTAGTGAGGCTGATCAGACACCAGAGCCTAGGCCTGCAGATCAGAAAAGGACAAGAAGTGCAACTAGCACTTCTAGCAAGGCTGATCAGACACCAGAAAATAGACCTGCAgacaagagaaggagaagggcaAAAACCTCTAACTACAGAAAATTACAGAAACTAGAGCAGAAGGTCAAAGACGTGCAGCGAAGAGaagcaaaattaaaaaaagatgtcagaGGTTAAAATTGAGGTTGACATCAGACAAGTCATATTGTTCCCCAAGaacaaaaactaataatgaTGTAAAGCAGCACAGAGTTCCTGCTCATATTAGAAAAACTCTGCTATTTCACAATACACTTATGCACCaaatggaggaaaaatacaAGTCTGtcaactataaaaaaaaaagcatgcatttagAAGAGCTGTCTCAGATAGGTttctcagaaaatacaaacttgTAAATTTGCTCAGAAAAACAGTAGGTATCTCCCACAAAGTCTACAACCAGACTGTGGACAAGCCACAGTCCAGGTTCAACTATCAGagaagtggaaataaaaagacCATGGACATAGTCAAGATGTTCTTAAGTCGAGATGACAATAGTCGGGCATCAGCGGGGAAGAATGAAACAATCACAAGattcaaaaagaagaaacaaaagaggTTCCTCTCTGACTCAATGCTGAATTTGCATCAGAAGTTGATGCTGGAGATGCCTCATTTGAAGCTGTCCTATTCGCTTTTCTGCAGGATAAAACCTTTTTGGATTGTTGCCCCAAACATCAACAGGGAGACATGTTTCTGCAAATTGCATGACAATGCCCAAATGAAAGCAGACAGGCTCAAGCACCTTGGCATGATTAACTCATCAAGCTTGAGCAAAGTTGCTGAGGAGTTGTGCTGTACCATTCAGGCTAAAGCCTGCATGTACAGGGAATGTCTCTCTTGTAAGAAcaagtctctcacacacaccacaagtACTGGTACATCAGGAACAGAAGCCACATGGTGGTACCAGTGGCTCACGAAAAAAGAAgattatgaaaaagaaaaggacggAGAAAGACAGAAGATCACTGTGACAAAAACGGTCAAACAGAGATGTGAGGGCAGCCCGCAACTCCTTTTGGAAGATtttgagagagaaatgaaagccaAAGTGTGCAAGCACCTCTTCAACATCCATCACCAATACACACAGCTACAATCCCTGCACAGATCTCTGAAAGAAGGCGAAGCTATTCTTCACATTGACTATGCAGAAAACTGGCAGTGCAAATATGCAAAGGAGGTGCAGCAAGTCCATTTTGGAGCATCACACAGGCAGACTACACTGCACAATGATGTTGTGTACACCTCAGATTGTACACTGACATTCTGTGCATTGTCACCTTCCATGAAGCATGATCCTTCTGCCATTTGGGCTCAACTTAAACCAGTTCTTCAGTTTCTGAAGGAGAACCATCCGAGGATCCAAAAGCTCTTTTTCATCAGTGATGGGCCGACcatgcaatattgaggaaagaAGAACTTCTATCTCTTGAGCACCATTCCTTTCCAGGTGGGATTAACCACTGTAAACTGGAGTTTCCTGGAAGCTGGGAAAGGGAAAGGGCCTGCTGATGGCGTTGGAGCCACCATGAAGAGAACCGCTGATTCACAGGTAGCCAGGGGTACTGACATACCCACAGCCAAAGTCCTCTATGACACACTCCTTCCTCTCACCAAAGTCAAGCTCCTCTACATGGAGGAAGACCAGATAAACAGAGTAAACACTCTCCTGCCAAATGAGCTGACCACCATCAAAGGTACACTGAGTATTCATCAAGTAATCTGTAATCTGTGAATGGATCAGACATACTAGCAATGATTGAAGCTACATGAAGACCACTTGCTTCCAGTTTCATCCTGATAGTTCCCTGTTACAAttacacatgtgtgtgtgtgtgtgtgtgtgtgtgtgtgtgtgattttgatGACTTGTATAAATTGAACTTTGAAATTTGGTaaaaaattcattttcatttatttaattgtgaaAACCTTCaagaaatatttgttaaaatactCTTTAGAGGAGGGAAGTAAACACAATCttaacagataaataataatattgttttactaTAGTGTATTACTTtgtttcggtagtgacaatTTTTGGGAGAGGAAAAATATTCCAATACAgtctgaaagtaaaatataaaaatggacTGTTCTTTTACTAAATATGTGTACTTTAGATatggtataatatatatatatagtcaaagttttgggaataaaacatatacatttcaaacattttcccaaCCTGACTTTGAACCAATTCGGTAGAATGGCCCATATAATAAGAGCATACACATGTAAACCGAAAGTAAACTGAAGGCCAACACAGGGTTCCTACAGGTTTCTTCAAGTCaaattcaagtctttttcagaCCTTTTTAAGACCATTCATGTCAAAACTTAATACCTATTTCACGGCCTATTTCACAGACATACCGGcaaagaaaaacttttttttttttaaaggtgtttattatgattaataacgttattatttctcaaacaaatgtgaaaatgtggacTGTAAAGCCTTATGGAAGAATTATGTAACTTGCAGCACAGTAGTGAATAGTGAGTACAACACCACAGCATCACAGCACAGACCACAGACAACAAGTCAAACAGAGGTGTGACAAATCTATTTATTAGCTAGCTTATTCCATGCTGGGAATATGGGGAGTAGAGAGACtccagaacaacaaacaaagaaaatcaactcaacaataaataaaataaagatcaaagtCAACTCCTAAGCTCTTCACTTTTAGCAGCGATCTCTTTATCAAGGAGAGCCAGTTCTACCAACTTCTCCTTATGGCCTCTCCGCAGGAGGTTGGACCTGGAGATCAGGTCAGCCATTTTGCTCCCTGCCTTTGCTTCAGCCTGCTCAGCCAGCCTGTCCGCATCCCTAGCCAGACCCTCAGATACCTCCTTTACGCGTATCCTCTtcaccttcagctcctgcagacagTCCTCTGCCTCCTTCCTCTTGAGAGCCTGGTCTTTTGcctccctcttctttctttcgttCTCAAGGTGGATACGATACCTTGTCCTTGCTCTTGCTACACTTGTCAGTAGTGGTTTACTGAGTGGAACCTGGGTATCGGGTTGGGAAAAGAGAACCAGAGTCAGTGACAAACTCTAGAGACCAACTATGTTGATTCTATCAACTTTTAAGTCAACAGCATATTACTAGTGCAGGCAGGATTCATCTTACCTTGGTAACACCTCCATGTTGTATAATGTAGTCACACACCAGCCTCCGTGTGACCACAGTGTCCTCATGCAAATTATCTGACTCCACCTCTTTATTGATGGAGAATCCACGTTCAACAGTAGCTTGGCCGTGGGAGAGGATGAGCAGCTTCTTGCAGAAGGCCCACAGCTCTGGATAAGGCTCCATGGCACTGCTCAGGAAGATGTCCAGCCTCTTCTGCATGGGAGCAAAGTAGAGGAAGTCCTCACTCCGGCTCTCCAAGGACAGGAGACTGTCAAACTGCTGCAGTATGACATCCCCTATGACAAAACAGATGAGaaaaatttgagaaaaacatagATAAATCATTGGGCATTGCCAGAAAAtcagattgaaaataaattcatgtgTAGCCTATAATTTGCCTCTCTTATTCCTACCCGCAGAAGTATTAGTTAGCTGTTTGTCCTGGAGAAACCTCTGAACCAGCCCTTTCATGTGATTCCTGCATCTTTCTGGTTCTCTATACATTACTGACAGATCCAGGCACACCATCTGCCTAACAGTCAGATACTTGAGGGGGCTTTTGTCCTGCACTTTCCTGATGATGTTACACAGTCCCTGCATGCACTCTCTCTTGAACTCTAGCACCCTGAGCTCTGCACCTTTAATGCtctagagagaaagaaattagCCATGAATATAGAACATGCCTTCACTGACCTGGTTTCGCCTAAccatttgtaaaatgatctttGAAAACATCCCACTACTTAAGAACTGACTCTGCACCTAGACCAATGCTGATGTTTTGTGGGCTGAGCCAGATGGCCTTGTCTGTGACATCCAGTTTGGTCAGCTGCAGGGCAGTGATATCGTTGAGAACTTCTCTCTTTATGAAGCGTCTGAGTAGACTCTgtcaacagacaaacacaaaaatgtctggTGCGGCTTTATCTCCTAATCACCAACATCAATCATTTTTTACACCTCTAAACCAAAAGCCCcatattgtcaaaatgtatcaattgAGCCCAATCATTGGTTATTATAACGTGAAGTAAATTATTACTATCATCAATTCGGTCAGGTCCTTG
Proteins encoded:
- the LOC134861490 gene encoding uncharacterized protein LOC134861490; protein product: MQGLCNIIRKVQDKSPLKYLTVRQMVCLDLSVMYREPERCRNHMKGLVQRFLQDKQLTNTSAGDVILQQFDSLLSLESRSEDFLYFAPMQKRLDIFLSSAMEPYPELWAFCKKLLILSHGQATVERGFSINKEVESDNLHEDTVVTRRLVCDYIIQHGGVTKVPLSKPLLTSVARARTRYRIHLENERKKREAKDQALKRKEAEDCLQELKVKRIRVKEVSEGLARDADRLAEQAEAKAGSKMADLISRSNLLRRGHKEKLVELALLDKEIAAKSEELRS